The following proteins are co-located in the Paenibacillus sp. JNUCC32 genome:
- a CDS encoding ATP-binding cassette domain-containing protein → MSILKSSTHGVHLRISQLQKSFGEQPVLRGIELDVKPGEFIAIIGRSGCGKSTLLRVIAGLEPSTSGDIRINDHPVDHVQTETRMMFQDARLLPWNKVIDNVAIGLRKEDRHKAEAALDQVGLGARANEWPSVLSGGQKQRVALARALASHPKLLLLDEPLGALDALTRIEMQQLIESLWQQQPFTTVLITHDVEEAVVLADRVVLIEEGRIAMDRAVPFPRPRQRGNAEVAAFIDHILKRVLGITEVASRHEAEDLPYPLKKGS, encoded by the coding sequence GTGTCGATCCTGAAATCCTCTACCCATGGTGTGCATCTTCGTATATCCCAATTACAGAAAAGCTTTGGCGAGCAGCCTGTACTTCGAGGCATTGAGTTAGACGTGAAGCCCGGAGAGTTCATTGCCATTATCGGGCGAAGCGGCTGCGGGAAAAGCACGCTATTGCGCGTGATCGCCGGCTTGGAACCCTCCACGTCGGGAGACATAAGGATCAATGACCATCCGGTCGACCATGTGCAAACCGAAACCCGGATGATGTTTCAAGACGCCCGGCTGCTGCCCTGGAATAAGGTCATCGATAACGTAGCGATCGGACTTCGAAAAGAAGACCGTCATAAAGCGGAAGCCGCTTTAGATCAGGTTGGGCTCGGTGCCCGGGCCAATGAATGGCCGTCCGTGCTCTCCGGCGGTCAGAAACAACGAGTCGCCTTAGCAAGAGCATTAGCCAGCCATCCCAAATTATTGCTGCTCGATGAGCCTTTAGGCGCGTTGGATGCATTGACCCGTATTGAAATGCAGCAATTAATCGAATCGCTATGGCAGCAGCAGCCATTTACGACCGTCTTGATTACGCACGATGTCGAAGAGGCTGTCGTCTTGGCCGATCGCGTGGTCCTCATTGAGGAAGGCCGGATCGCGATGGATCGAGCCGTCCCTTTCCCGCGCCCCCGTCAACGGGGAAATGCCGAAGTGGCCGCATTCATCGATCACATCCTGAAACGGGTCTTGGGCATAACCGAAGTGGCAAGCCGGCATGAAGCAGAAGACCTCCCCTATCCATTAAAGAAAGGTTCATAG